Proteins found in one Erwinia sp. SLM-02 genomic segment:
- a CDS encoding universal stress protein, translating to MFNTILVALDGSPQSQAVIELSRKVTAGHPATLHILCVVDGAYLLPEENYFYPEEQHATEASDGLVYPPADREYQAAQETVNQAVGSLRWESRRVSGLIIGGEPTQVIIQQAARLKVDLIVMGHRHLSSLKRWVEHSIVKEVIDLAACPVLVENAETEQSC from the coding sequence ATGTTTAATACGATACTGGTCGCCCTGGACGGTTCACCACAGTCGCAGGCGGTGATCGAGCTGAGCCGTAAAGTCACCGCCGGCCATCCGGCAACGCTGCATATTCTGTGCGTGGTCGACGGCGCGTATCTGCTGCCCGAGGAGAACTATTTTTACCCCGAGGAGCAGCACGCCACGGAGGCCAGCGACGGCCTGGTTTACCCTCCCGCCGACCGTGAATATCAGGCCGCACAGGAAACGGTGAATCAGGCCGTTGGCAGCCTGCGCTGGGAAAGCCGCCGGGTGAGTGGTCTGATTATCGGCGGCGAGCCGACGCAGGTGATCATCCAGCAGGCGGCCAGGCTGAAGGTGGATCTGATCGTGATGGGGCACCGGCATTTATCATCGCTGAAACGCTGGGTCGAACACTCCATCGTTAAGGAGGTGATCGACCTCGCGGCCTGTCCGGTGCTGGTTGAAAATGCGGAAACGGAGCAGTCGTGCTGA